From Spirosoma aerolatum, one genomic window encodes:
- a CDS encoding MBOAT family O-acyltransferase — protein sequence MTELTWIMAFCAVGLAPMAWLLPNRWQLPAVSVLTAGFMLAVSPLSALSLLFTASLSYGLFRIKGLTPAWRVVLSTGQSVIVWMVFKSEWPMHQGWQTSVGVPLGLSYYTFRQIHYAIERYKQTLPVHTFIDYLTYLFFLPTLLIGPINRFPDFYRDSRRRRWDSALFSTGLERILYGYAKIVLIGNMLLTDKLAHFIHNLQPHHPSVATYLSIIRFATNAYIQFAGFSDVAIGLSLLIGIRVPENFQAPFLASNLNEFWKRYHISLSSWCRDYVFTPLLSLTRQPVLATLGAMLVLGLWHEWSSQYLVWGALQGLGVLAWHRFKRPSGETSLPVWRSNVVHWLGVLLTFHYFCLTCIVIQKNNWQAVGQTLTQLFAL from the coding sequence ATGACTGAACTTACCTGGATTATGGCTTTTTGTGCAGTGGGCCTGGCCCCAATGGCCTGGCTACTGCCTAATCGGTGGCAGCTTCCGGCCGTATCAGTACTTACAGCCGGGTTCATGCTGGCGGTGTCTCCCCTATCGGCGCTTAGTTTGCTCTTTACTGCCAGTTTGAGCTATGGCTTATTTCGAATTAAAGGTCTGACGCCTGCCTGGCGTGTTGTCTTATCCACTGGTCAGTCGGTAATCGTCTGGATGGTATTCAAATCCGAATGGCCGATGCACCAGGGGTGGCAAACCTCGGTTGGGGTTCCACTGGGCTTGTCTTATTATACCTTTAGGCAGATCCATTATGCCATTGAACGTTACAAACAAACGCTACCCGTTCATACCTTCATTGATTATTTGACTTACCTATTTTTTCTACCTACACTTCTAATTGGGCCCATCAATCGGTTCCCCGATTTTTATCGGGACAGCCGTCGCCGACGTTGGGACTCGGCCTTATTTTCGACGGGCCTAGAGCGGATTCTATATGGGTACGCCAAAATTGTGCTCATCGGGAATATGTTGTTAACCGATAAGCTGGCCCATTTCATCCATAATCTACAACCCCATCATCCATCGGTGGCTACGTATCTTTCCATTATACGGTTCGCCACAAATGCCTATATTCAGTTTGCGGGTTTTTCGGATGTAGCGATCGGCCTCTCGCTCTTGATTGGGATTCGGGTGCCCGAAAATTTTCAGGCGCCATTTCTGGCTTCTAATCTGAATGAGTTCTGGAAGCGATATCATATTTCCTTATCAAGCTGGTGTCGGGACTATGTATTTACCCCTTTGCTTAGCCTGACCCGACAGCCTGTGCTGGCCACCTTGGGCGCTATGCTCGTACTGGGTTTATGGCACGAATGGTCTAGTCAGTATCTGGTATGGGGTGCCTTGCAGGGTCTGGGCGTTCTGGCCTGGCATCGTTTTAAACGCCCCTCAGGCGAAACCAGCCTACCAGTCTGGCGTTCGAACGTTGTTCATTGGCTAGGTGTTCTGCTGACATTCCATTATTTCTGCCTGACCTGTATAGTGATTCAGAAAAATAACTGGCAGGCTGTTGGACAAACATTAACCCAACTATTCGCCCTCTGA
- a CDS encoding sugar phosphate isomerase/epimerase family protein: protein MKTMKGPGIFLAQFLGDTEPFNSLDSIARYMADLGYKGIQIPTWDARLIDLKQASESQTYCDELKGKLADIGVEITELATHLQGQLVAVHPAYGPMFDGFGPAELAGKPKEQQAWATDQLIMTAKASKNLGLKASPTFSGALLWPFIYPWPQRPAGLVETGFTELATRWKPILDAYEDAGVDLAYELHPGEDLHDGITFEMFLEKTGNHPRVGINYDPSHFVLQQLDYLQFIDFYHERIFAYHVKDAEFNPTGKQGVYGGYQGWVERAGRFRSLGDGQVDFSGIFSKLAQYDYDRWAVLEWECALKHPEQGAAEGAPFIESHIIRVTERAFDDFAGTGADEAFNKKVLGL, encoded by the coding sequence ATGAAAACAATGAAAGGTCCGGGCATATTCCTTGCCCAATTTTTAGGCGATACAGAACCCTTCAACTCGCTCGATTCCATTGCCAGATACATGGCCGACCTGGGCTATAAAGGCATTCAGATCCCAACCTGGGACGCCCGTTTGATCGACCTGAAACAGGCGTCGGAAAGTCAGACATATTGCGACGAGCTGAAAGGTAAACTGGCCGACATCGGTGTTGAAATCACCGAACTGGCTACACACCTGCAAGGGCAGTTAGTTGCTGTGCATCCAGCCTATGGGCCTATGTTCGACGGTTTCGGACCAGCCGAACTGGCAGGCAAGCCCAAAGAACAACAAGCCTGGGCTACCGATCAGTTGATCATGACGGCTAAAGCCAGCAAAAACCTGGGTCTGAAAGCCAGCCCAACGTTCTCGGGAGCGCTGTTGTGGCCGTTTATCTACCCGTGGCCACAGCGTCCGGCGGGTCTGGTCGAAACCGGATTTACGGAACTTGCTACCCGCTGGAAGCCTATTCTGGATGCGTATGAAGACGCAGGGGTCGATCTGGCGTACGAATTGCACCCCGGCGAAGACCTGCACGATGGCATTACATTCGAGATGTTCCTCGAAAAAACAGGCAACCACCCCCGCGTTGGTATCAACTACGATCCTAGCCACTTTGTCTTACAGCAACTCGATTACCTGCAATTCATTGATTTCTACCACGAGCGGATTTTTGCCTATCACGTAAAAGATGCCGAGTTTAACCCGACGGGCAAACAGGGCGTTTATGGTGGCTATCAGGGCTGGGTAGAACGCGCAGGCCGTTTCCGCTCACTGGGCGACGGACAGGTTGACTTCTCAGGCATCTTCTCAAAACTCGCTCAGTATGACTACGATCGCTGGGCAGTACTGGAGTGGGAATGCGCCCTGAAACATCCCGAACAGGGAGCCGCCGAAGGTGCACCATTCATCGAAAGTCACATCATCCGTGTCACTGAGCGTGCCTTCGACGATTTCGCCGGAACAGGTGCCGATGAAGCATTTAACAAGAAAGTACTGGGGCTGTAA
- a CDS encoding phosphotransferase, with protein MQTFPVSSSILSPVHLAQFIQKAYPFGTDTTCQLLKAGINHSYLVVDGDNKAVFRIYSLNWRTQTDILEEIQLLNLVNDAGISVSYPISDNTGNYIQELNAPEGTRFGVLFSFAEGEKLLTFSEELHYKLGQIMARFHQLTHNLTLDRVTYTPEVLLVDSIEIFRPFLPADTPEIQFMLSTQQYLLNQFATIDQSQTRQGVVHLDIWFDNLNIAKDGTITLFDFDFCGNGLLCFDIAYYILQIHSTETDVAEFYKKKESFLHGYESITPISDEEKRLLPMLGESIYFFYIGVQCERFENWSNTFLNEMYLKRFINLRLKRWFDFNQLGL; from the coding sequence ATGCAAACCTTTCCTGTCTCCTCCTCCATCCTCTCCCCAGTCCATCTTGCACAGTTTATACAGAAAGCTTACCCGTTTGGTACCGACACTACCTGCCAATTGCTAAAAGCGGGCATAAACCATTCCTATCTGGTGGTTGATGGGGATAACAAAGCCGTTTTCCGAATCTACAGCCTGAACTGGCGAACACAGACCGACATTCTGGAAGAGATCCAACTTCTGAATCTAGTCAATGATGCAGGTATTTCGGTCTCTTATCCCATTTCAGATAATACGGGCAACTACATTCAGGAGTTGAATGCCCCTGAGGGAACTCGTTTTGGTGTGCTATTCTCATTTGCCGAAGGTGAAAAGCTGCTGACATTCTCGGAAGAATTACATTACAAACTCGGTCAGATTATGGCTCGGTTTCATCAGTTGACGCACAATCTGACGTTGGATCGAGTGACGTACACCCCAGAGGTACTGCTGGTGGATTCGATTGAAATATTCAGGCCATTTCTGCCAGCCGATACCCCCGAAATACAATTTATGCTGTCAACGCAGCAATATTTACTTAACCAGTTTGCTACTATCGACCAATCCCAAACGCGGCAGGGCGTTGTCCATCTGGACATCTGGTTCGACAATCTGAACATTGCCAAAGACGGCACCATCACCCTGTTCGACTTTGATTTTTGTGGTAATGGTCTGCTCTGCTTCGACATTGCTTACTATATCCTACAAATTCACAGCACCGAAACCGATGTAGCCGAGTTCTATAAAAAGAAAGAAAGTTTCCTGCATGGGTACGAATCCATCACACCCATTAGTGACGAAGAAAAACGGCTTTTGCCCATGCTCGGTGAAAGCATCTACTTTTTTTACATCGGTGTGCAGTGCGAGCGATTCGAAAACTGGTCGAACACGTTCCTGAACGAGATGTACCTGAAGCGATTTATTAACTTACGACTCAAACGTTGGTTCGATTTTAATCAGTTGGGACTGTAA
- a CDS encoding class I adenylate-forming enzyme family protein codes for MTIPPSYTDAVTLFTRLTAPSYSTVSFVETTSQRITYGQLSERIRKTATLFGQYGLVEGDRIVVSIADEQETILTFLALLANGLTAILLDPDTKISRTESILQMAQPKGVIADAAFFEQIPGANAYSMALSVKPEQPQKGQLFRKLLGKSSPATNTNTYPALLQSLPAGTLPTQIDPDTVAYILFTSGTTSDMKGVQITHRSLFSHLQTLSQVYGLTGESRLLNNLLLYHADGIIQGPILAAYTASVCVRPFAFEINRIGELLDSIYKYRITHFIAVPTMLALIQRFADGYEDSFQTSDFQFVISVSSHLEESLWRAFSERYGVRIVNVYGLTETVAGGLFSGPSDDSYQIGTVGKPVDMDARIVDENGQEVPDGEAGELLLRGSNVMKGYQNNEAATAAVLQQGWLHTGDIAIRTTGGFYRITGRLKNIIVSGGVNIHPEEVTEILNTHPDVVESVSFGISDDVFGERLISCVVLKPDSALSELGLTAFCREHLEERKIPSAIFFFDDLPKGLSGKVQLNVMRDRVRQLDNQAASTTLDYTKLVMEAASQAFKVPLASLKPTDTSRTIAGWDSMAHLDFVIRLEKALGLAFDTAEIMVMNSLQNAESIARQKNSSR; via the coding sequence ATGACCATACCTCCCTCTTACACTGATGCAGTAACCTTGTTCACCCGATTAACCGCCCCTTCCTACTCAACAGTTTCATTTGTCGAAACAACCAGTCAACGGATAACCTATGGCCAATTGAGCGAACGTATCCGAAAAACAGCTACTTTATTTGGGCAATATGGACTGGTTGAGGGCGATCGAATCGTTGTGTCGATTGCCGATGAACAGGAAACCATCCTGACCTTTCTAGCACTCCTGGCCAACGGGTTAACTGCTATTTTGCTTGATCCAGATACCAAAATCAGTCGTACGGAATCGATACTCCAGATGGCACAGCCTAAAGGTGTGATTGCCGATGCCGCTTTTTTTGAACAGATCCCCGGAGCAAACGCCTATTCCATGGCCCTATCGGTGAAACCGGAACAGCCACAAAAAGGCCAGCTTTTTCGGAAACTATTGGGAAAGTCATCACCAGCTACCAATACGAACACCTACCCGGCGTTGCTCCAATCGCTTCCTGCCGGTACATTACCCACTCAGATTGATCCAGACACGGTAGCGTATATTCTGTTTACGTCGGGCACAACCTCCGATATGAAAGGTGTACAAATTACGCATCGCAGTTTGTTTAGTCATTTGCAAACGCTCAGCCAAGTGTATGGTCTGACGGGCGAATCACGGTTGTTAAACAATTTGCTGCTCTACCATGCCGACGGCATTATCCAGGGGCCGATTCTGGCGGCCTATACGGCATCGGTATGCGTTCGTCCATTCGCCTTCGAAATCAACCGGATTGGTGAGTTGCTCGATTCCATTTATAAGTACCGGATTACCCACTTTATAGCCGTTCCGACGATGCTGGCCCTGATCCAACGGTTTGCTGATGGCTATGAGGATAGTTTCCAGACCAGCGACTTCCAGTTTGTTATCTCAGTCTCCTCACATCTGGAAGAATCCCTTTGGCGGGCGTTCTCCGAGCGGTATGGTGTTCGGATCGTTAATGTGTATGGCCTGACCGAGACCGTAGCCGGAGGGTTATTCAGCGGTCCATCCGACGACAGTTATCAGATTGGCACAGTGGGCAAACCCGTCGATATGGACGCCCGTATTGTTGATGAGAACGGTCAGGAAGTGCCTGATGGCGAAGCTGGCGAGTTACTTCTTCGGGGTAGCAATGTCATGAAAGGCTACCAGAACAACGAAGCCGCCACAGCAGCCGTATTGCAACAAGGCTGGCTACATACAGGCGATATAGCCATTCGTACTACCGGCGGATTCTATCGAATTACGGGCCGATTAAAAAATATTATCGTGTCGGGGGGCGTCAACATTCATCCTGAAGAAGTGACCGAAATTCTTAATACCCATCCCGACGTAGTGGAAAGCGTGAGCTTTGGCATTTCAGATGATGTTTTTGGGGAACGCCTGATTAGCTGCGTAGTCCTTAAACCAGATAGTGCCCTCAGCGAATTGGGCTTAACTGCCTTTTGTCGGGAACACCTGGAAGAACGAAAGATTCCTAGCGCTATTTTTTTCTTCGATGATCTGCCGAAAGGTCTATCGGGCAAAGTTCAGCTCAACGTAATGCGCGATCGAGTTCGCCAGCTCGATAATCAGGCCGCTTCCACGACACTTGATTACACTAAACTGGTGATGGAAGCCGCTTCACAGGCTTTTAAAGTACCACTAGCATCGCTAAAGCCAACCGATACATCCCGAACCATTGCGGGTTGGGACTCAATGGCCCATCTCGATTTTGTAATCCGGCTCGAAAAAGCACTGGGTTTAGCGTTCGACACAGCTGAAATTATGGTAATGAACAGTCTACAAAATGCCGAATCCATTGCCCGTCAAAAAAACAGCTCCCGCTAA
- a CDS encoding pyridoxamine 5'-phosphate oxidase family protein → MGKFHDFIKPAHKKFIEEQHIFFVATAPLSADGHVNLSPKGLDCFRVLSESKVAYMDLISSGNETSAHTLENGRITMMFCSFEGAPNILRLYGKGTTVLPDTPEWAEYAPHFTIYPSTRQLIVADIHLVQTSCGFGVPLFNYAGERDIHFDWAEKKGKDGLVDYMQEKNLVSLDGLPTTLGLAQ, encoded by the coding sequence ATGGGTAAATTTCACGATTTCATTAAGCCTGCTCACAAGAAATTCATTGAGGAGCAACATATTTTTTTCGTTGCTACGGCCCCGCTCAGTGCCGATGGGCACGTCAACCTGTCGCCTAAAGGACTCGACTGTTTTCGGGTGTTGTCGGAAAGCAAAGTGGCTTATATGGACCTGATTAGTAGCGGCAACGAAACGTCAGCGCATACGCTCGAAAACGGCCGGATTACCATGATGTTCTGTTCATTTGAAGGAGCACCCAACATTCTTCGCCTGTATGGCAAAGGCACTACCGTTCTACCCGACACACCGGAATGGGCCGAATATGCTCCCCACTTTACCATCTACCCCAGCACGCGCCAGCTCATCGTAGCCGATATTCATCTGGTACAAACCTCCTGTGGATTTGGGGTGCCCCTATTCAATTATGCGGGCGAACGCGACATTCACTTCGACTGGGCCGAGAAAAAAGGCAAGGATGGTCTTGTCGATTATATGCAGGAAAAGAATCTGGTTAGCCTCGACGGTCTGCCCACTACACTCGGATTAGCGCAATGA
- a CDS encoding NAD-dependent epimerase/dehydratase family protein → MTKQRIFFTGGSGKAGKHVIPYLLDQGHTVMNVDLTPLNHPGVYNLMADITDSGQMFNAMSSYAGLDELESGTGIPRFDAVVHFAAIPRILIKPDNETFRVNTIGTYNVIEAAVKLGIPKIIIASSETTYGICFSDGQTDPTSLPLEEDYDVDPMDSYGLSKVVNEKTARAFQRRSGIDIYALRIGNVIEPHEYADLFPYYFRHPEVRRRNAFCYIDARDLGQIVNLCLQKNNLGFQIFNAGNDHNGAVMPSKELAETFFPGVPITRELGEHEALFSNRKIREVLGFSEQHNWRNYVNWPS, encoded by the coding sequence ATGACAAAACAGCGCATATTTTTTACCGGAGGCTCCGGAAAAGCCGGAAAGCACGTTATTCCTTACCTACTCGATCAGGGGCATACGGTGATGAATGTAGATCTTACCCCCTTGAATCATCCAGGAGTCTATAATCTGATGGCCGATATTACGGATTCCGGGCAAATGTTTAATGCCATGAGTTCGTATGCTGGTCTGGATGAACTGGAGTCGGGTACGGGCATACCCCGGTTTGATGCAGTTGTCCATTTTGCCGCCATCCCCCGAATTTTAATTAAACCGGATAATGAAACGTTCCGTGTCAACACCATTGGTACCTATAATGTGATTGAAGCGGCCGTTAAACTAGGTATCCCAAAGATCATCATTGCTTCGTCAGAAACCACCTACGGTATCTGTTTTTCCGATGGCCAGACAGACCCTACGTCCCTGCCGCTGGAAGAGGATTATGATGTTGATCCGATGGATAGCTATGGATTATCAAAGGTGGTCAATGAAAAAACAGCCCGTGCCTTCCAGCGCCGGTCAGGGATTGACATCTATGCGCTTCGTATCGGTAATGTGATTGAACCCCACGAATATGCCGACCTGTTTCCCTATTATTTTCGGCACCCCGAAGTGCGACGCCGGAACGCCTTCTGCTACATCGACGCCCGTGATCTGGGCCAAATTGTGAATTTATGCTTACAAAAAAATAACCTTGGCTTTCAGATTTTCAATGCTGGAAACGATCACAATGGGGCCGTCATGCCGAGCAAAGAACTGGCTGAAACATTCTTTCCCGGTGTGCCTATCACGCGTGAGCTGGGCGAACATGAGGCCTTGTTTTCAAACCGTAAAATCCGGGAAGTGCTGGGATTCAGCGAACAACACAACTGGCGAAACTACGTCAATTGGCCATCGTAA
- a CDS encoding gliding motility-associated C-terminal domain-containing protein, whose product MTLPGFLGYYYLFVDDVSLVQIKLDLGRDSTLCSRKDTYQLDATTPGAIDYRWQDGSTKPTFLVTKPGKYAVTAVTACRTLQDSITINYALDFDLGNDTTLCIAQTLSLKVPYDSASTYRWQDGSTQTTFTVKQQGAYTIRVEKAQCVATDTIRVRFIRPPTLDLGPDTELCGAQTFTIKPTVTEGTFSWLDGFATNNRTVSASGVYWGRVKNDCATVTDSIEIDYGACDCVLYAPNSFSPNGDGQNDVFLAYGCGDITITSLAVYNRWGEVIFKTDKAPFQWDGYYRGEICEIGVYAWHITYQLKSKQKVKYLQDHGPLSLIR is encoded by the coding sequence GTGACCCTACCGGGTTTTCTGGGCTATTATTACCTGTTTGTCGATGATGTATCGCTGGTGCAAATCAAGCTCGATCTGGGGCGGGACAGTACCCTGTGTAGCCGGAAAGATACGTACCAACTCGACGCGACTACACCGGGCGCTATCGACTATCGCTGGCAGGATGGCAGCACGAAACCAACCTTTCTGGTTACCAAGCCAGGCAAATACGCGGTTACAGCCGTTACAGCCTGCCGAACCCTACAGGACTCCATCACCATCAATTACGCGCTTGATTTCGACCTGGGCAACGATACAACGCTCTGTATCGCACAAACTCTGAGCCTGAAAGTACCTTACGATTCGGCCTCGACGTATCGGTGGCAGGACGGTTCAACCCAAACGACGTTTACGGTCAAACAACAGGGTGCCTACACCATTCGGGTCGAAAAGGCTCAATGCGTAGCCACAGACACCATTCGCGTTCGATTTATACGCCCACCCACCCTCGACTTAGGCCCTGATACGGAACTTTGTGGCGCTCAGACCTTCACGATCAAGCCCACCGTAACAGAAGGAACCTTCAGCTGGCTCGACGGCTTTGCGACCAACAACCGTACCGTGTCGGCCTCAGGTGTGTATTGGGGACGCGTGAAAAACGACTGTGCTACCGTGACCGACTCCATTGAGATTGATTACGGGGCCTGCGACTGTGTGCTGTACGCTCCTAATAGCTTCTCTCCTAACGGTGATGGGCAGAACGATGTGTTTCTGGCATACGGCTGCGGAGATATTACTATTACCTCATTGGCAGTTTATAACCGCTGGGGCGAAGTCATTTTTAAAACGGATAAAGCTCCCTTTCAATGGGATGGATACTATCGGGGCGAAATCTGTGAAATTGGAGTTTATGCCTGGCATATTACCTACCAATTGAAAAGTAAACAAAAAGTTAAATATTTGCAGGATCATGGCCCTCTGAGTCTGATTCGGTGA
- a CDS encoding YdeI/OmpD-associated family protein, whose protein sequence is MIPTFFATQDEFREWLANNHDKQKELLVGFHKVSSGKPSMTWSESVDQALCFGWIDGVRKSYDENSYTIRFTPRKSNSIWSAVNIQKVEELTRQGFMQPAGLAAYEKRQEHKSKVYAYEQAEVNLSAEFEQAFRAQEKAWDFFEKQAPWYRKVMINWVMSAKQPATRQSRLDKLIAYSAEGKRV, encoded by the coding sequence ATGATCCCTACCTTTTTCGCCACTCAGGACGAATTCCGGGAATGGCTGGCCAATAACCACGATAAGCAGAAGGAGTTACTGGTTGGCTTTCATAAAGTCAGTTCGGGCAAACCCAGCATGACTTGGTCGGAGTCGGTCGATCAGGCACTTTGTTTTGGTTGGATTGATGGCGTCCGCAAATCGTACGACGAAAACAGCTATACCATCCGGTTCACTCCCCGAAAATCGAACAGTATCTGGAGTGCGGTCAATATTCAGAAAGTTGAGGAGTTAACGCGCCAGGGATTTATGCAACCGGCCGGGCTGGCGGCCTACGAGAAACGCCAGGAACATAAGTCGAAAGTATATGCCTACGAGCAAGCTGAGGTCAATTTGTCGGCGGAGTTCGAGCAGGCCTTCAGGGCACAGGAAAAGGCGTGGGACTTTTTTGAAAAACAGGCGCCCTGGTATCGCAAAGTGATGATAAACTGGGTTATGTCGGCCAAACAACCCGCCACCCGCCAAAGTCGACTCGACAAACTCATTGCCTATAGCGCCGAAGGAAAACGAGTTTGA
- a CDS encoding class I adenylate-forming enzyme family protein: protein MVTENLHLYEEFIRRKSRRPLVDAYSAFQPFNEATKAFYPFIHLLKERIKPGDVILNLWDRSGWFTSLLAGLFPAQKILTIWEGDRDVLGYKGYAFWFSGPEAPANVEVLFHNLHTPIPLPNDSVALVVGMDVLHRHELSGFLGELTRILQADGAMIFPHVHLANAEPIPYFKRGGHLRTGHTYEEQIAQVNQIGNRQTFIFSEPDLFTFNRLASAGTYLPLQSTPATTDYNALIAILPKAWSGSSLTPFRFHEEPDWANGRILVNPMVCLDYTSGLVQCRPEHLSGIVGHLLERHPVYHDLIRASDSYVLSERALQLLYWASRQLTVAAMADRLGEPVDQLRPYVEELAQRDLILLAPVSGSGARLQHYLSFQTYELPYPEQTLSRLWQRAVRLHGNRPALVNLDDDSAFSYTEADQLITQIQNQLQSDGLKPGDRVLVVAPLHIESVLLSWACWKLGLIIVPVGQEVTDKALTAIIDLVKPSLVITTADTPFFEGSEQPVIWLDTDSVNEPLSAGQWFADWIAQESAEAEPVTCTPETVAAILFTSGSTGQPKGVPLTHGQLYRSGRLITETFHWDKSDRFLATGNLDAMSGLRHATSAPAEIGAAVVIPTAAQRQSGVGLAEAIAAGQATLLATNPSLLRQWLQYNERVVTNLRALRLVMSTGSPLSIDLRQAFHQTFHLPILNYYGLTETAGICLAERPGQAQLNQDTIGWPVGCLVQIVDEQHRPVPAGQVGELRVYSENNMAGRYIGVNTESPTRDGWLYTGDLAVANPTGSLTLCGRRSDRIKNAHSEIIYLSEVEAQLLTHPAISDATVCSYVRYDTESMAAFLTIKPTWSADDNLIADVSDFLRERVGSRKLPTIFKILDTLPRTAGGKVAKQNLLTLLNLE, encoded by the coding sequence ATGGTTACAGAAAATCTACACCTCTACGAAGAGTTTATTCGCCGTAAAAGCCGTCGTCCTTTAGTGGATGCCTACAGTGCGTTTCAGCCGTTCAATGAAGCCACAAAAGCCTTTTATCCGTTCATTCATTTATTGAAGGAGCGAATAAAACCCGGCGATGTCATTCTGAATCTTTGGGACCGCTCGGGGTGGTTTACCTCCCTGTTGGCGGGCTTGTTTCCAGCACAGAAAATCCTGACTATCTGGGAAGGCGACCGCGACGTGTTGGGCTATAAAGGCTACGCCTTCTGGTTTTCAGGGCCAGAAGCTCCCGCTAACGTAGAGGTTCTCTTCCACAATTTACATACTCCTATTCCATTACCCAACGATAGCGTTGCCCTGGTTGTGGGTATGGATGTGTTGCATCGGCATGAGTTGTCAGGCTTTCTCGGTGAATTAACGCGTATCCTACAGGCTGATGGCGCTATGATTTTCCCGCATGTCCATTTAGCCAATGCGGAACCTATACCGTATTTTAAACGGGGTGGCCATTTACGGACGGGGCACACCTATGAAGAGCAGATTGCGCAAGTCAACCAGATTGGCAACCGTCAAACGTTCATTTTTTCGGAGCCCGACCTGTTTACGTTCAATCGGCTAGCTTCAGCCGGTACTTACCTACCCTTACAAAGTACGCCTGCTACAACAGACTATAATGCTCTGATAGCTATTTTGCCAAAAGCTTGGAGTGGTAGCTCCCTGACCCCTTTTCGATTTCACGAAGAACCAGATTGGGCTAACGGTCGGATTTTGGTGAATCCTATGGTTTGCCTGGATTATACATCGGGGCTTGTTCAATGTCGGCCCGAGCACCTCTCCGGTATTGTCGGTCACCTGCTGGAACGCCACCCGGTCTATCATGACTTGATTCGGGCATCAGATAGTTATGTCCTTTCTGAACGGGCCTTACAACTGTTGTATTGGGCATCCCGCCAATTGACCGTTGCGGCTATGGCGGATCGGCTGGGTGAGCCCGTTGATCAACTACGCCCATATGTTGAGGAATTGGCGCAACGCGATCTGATTCTGCTGGCCCCCGTTAGCGGATCAGGCGCGCGACTACAACATTACCTCAGTTTTCAGACGTATGAACTACCTTATCCCGAACAAACTCTCTCCAGACTCTGGCAACGGGCGGTCAGGTTACACGGTAATCGACCTGCTTTGGTTAATCTGGACGACGATAGTGCGTTTAGTTATACTGAAGCCGATCAACTAATCACCCAGATACAAAATCAACTCCAAAGTGATGGACTTAAACCCGGCGACCGTGTACTAGTTGTAGCACCGCTACATATCGAGAGTGTACTGCTAAGCTGGGCCTGCTGGAAATTGGGTTTGATCATCGTTCCGGTTGGTCAGGAAGTTACCGATAAGGCCTTAACTGCCATTATCGATTTGGTTAAGCCTTCGCTCGTGATCACCACGGCCGACACACCATTTTTTGAAGGCAGTGAGCAACCGGTTATTTGGCTGGACACCGATTCGGTTAACGAACCACTCTCAGCTGGCCAATGGTTTGCCGACTGGATCGCTCAGGAAAGCGCCGAAGCGGAACCTGTCACCTGCACTCCGGAGACGGTTGCAGCCATTCTGTTTACGTCAGGCTCAACGGGTCAGCCCAAGGGCGTTCCGCTGACACATGGGCAACTTTACCGGAGTGGTCGACTCATAACCGAGACCTTTCATTGGGATAAATCAGATCGATTTTTGGCCACGGGCAATCTCGATGCCATGAGCGGCCTTCGGCATGCCACCAGTGCTCCCGCCGAAATCGGAGCCGCTGTAGTTATCCCAACGGCTGCACAACGGCAATCGGGAGTCGGTTTAGCGGAAGCCATTGCAGCAGGGCAGGCCACCTTACTGGCTACCAATCCATCCTTGTTACGGCAATGGTTGCAGTATAACGAGCGAGTAGTAACGAATTTACGCGCTCTTCGGCTCGTGATGAGCACAGGAAGCCCCCTGTCAATAGATTTACGTCAGGCCTTTCACCAGACTTTTCATCTGCCTATCCTTAACTACTACGGCTTAACCGAAACGGCTGGTATCTGTCTGGCTGAACGACCGGGCCAGGCCCAACTAAATCAGGATACCATTGGCTGGCCAGTTGGCTGTCTGGTGCAAATCGTTGATGAGCAGCATCGGCCTGTCCCTGCTGGGCAGGTTGGAGAGCTACGCGTTTACAGCGAAAACAACATGGCTGGCCGCTACATCGGTGTTAATACAGAATCGCCAACTAGGGATGGATGGCTTTATACAGGCGATCTGGCCGTTGCCAATCCGACTGGTAGCCTCACCTTGTGCGGCCGACGGAGTGACCGCATCAAAAATGCCCACAGCGAAATCATATATCTGTCGGAGGTTGAAGCTCAATTACTCACCCATCCAGCGATTAGCGATGCGACGGTATGCTCGTATGTGCGGTACGATACCGAATCCATGGCGGCTTTTTTAACGATCAAACCGACCTGGTCAGCCGACGACAACCTGATTGCCGATGTATCGGACTTTCTGCGAGAACGGGTCGGATCTCGTAAATTACCAACGATTTTCAAAATTCTGGACACACTGCCCCGAACGGCTGGCGGAAAAGTTGCCAAACAAAATTTACTTACCTTACTCAACCTAGAATGA